Within the Candidatus Sulfotelmatobacter sp. genome, the region GATGCTGCTCGGGCTATTGTCGCGGAAAGGCATCGCCGGAGCGGAACTCGAATCCATGCTGGTGAGCGTCGCCGAGCGTGGCAGCGCTTACCTCGCGCCGGTGAACGCCTTCGTCGTCCATGAGTTTCACATGATGCACGCTACAGAGGATGCAGCGCGTTTTCTACATCAGGCCTGCCAAGGTTTGCCGCAGCGCCGCAATGGCGACTCTGCGAAGTGCGCCGCGTCGAATGGTGACGGGGCGAATCCTCGCAGGACTCTGATCGATGAGTTTTATGTCCGCCTGATGGAGCATGCGGTCGCTTATTTCGGATCGAGAATCCTCTATCCTTCGAGGCCAGCGCCCGAAGAACAGTCGCCCTTATCCCGCGCGGCCTGCGAGAAAGCGGCACAGGCCGCAAGCCGTGCCGATAAAAACAAATTCGAGTCGTCTGCCCAAGAGTTGGGCTACCGTATTGGGGCGCAGATTTACGACGCCTACCTCGCTGGCAAGGTCGCGCCTCGCGGGCTGCGCCGCCTGTTTCTCGCTCACCTGAACGAGCCGGGCATGGCCCGCAAAGTCTGCGCCGCCGTCCTGGCCAAGCTCCGTTCGATCTCCAGACCGAAAACCCGCTTGGCGCACGCCTGAACTCAGATGTTCTCCAAAATGCTAATCTAAACCTCGTCCGCCTAAATGCTAAGTGCTAACTAGAACGTGAACGCAGAATCCATCCGCAAGCTTTTCGAAGAGGTGCGTCGCGGCAAACTTACGCCCGACGATGCCGTCGATCGCATGCGCCATTTGCCCTTCGAGGATCTCGGCTTCGCCAAAGTCGATCATCATCGAGCGCTGCGGGCCGGTATGGCTGAGGTCATTCTCGGGGAAGGTAAAACTCCCCAGCAGGTCGCGGGAATCTTCGCCCGGCTTTCGAAACATGGAGCCAACGTTTTAACCACGCGTGCGACCGAAAAACAATTTGTTGCAGTCCAGAAGAAAGTTCGCGGCGCCGAATATCGCGAACTCGCTCGCGCCATCGTTCTACAGCGGGATCCCACCAAATATGGGAAGGGCATTATTGCAGTAGTTTCCGCCGGAACCAGCGATATCCCCATTGCGGAAGAGGCAGTCGTCACCGCCGAAATCATGGGCAACGAAGTGCAGCATTTTTATGATGTCGGAGTCGCCGGCATCCACCGTTTGCTGGCGAATCGTGAAGCCCTGACCAAAGCCCGTGTCGTGATCGTTTGCGCCGGCATGGAAGGAGCGCTGCCCAGCGTGGTTGGAGGACTGGTCGGCGTTCCCGTAATCGCCGTACCCACCAGCATCGGTTATGGCGCGTCGTTCAAGGGACTGGCCGCCTTGCTCGGCATGCTCAACTCCTGCGCATCGAACGTGAGCGTGGTCAACATCGATAACGGATTCGGCGCGGGATACGTGGCCTCGCTCATCAATCGGCTGCCTTGAAAGCCGCATCCCAAAAACAAAAGGGCGCGACTCTCGCCGCGCCCAGGTTCACCGACACTAACTTAAGATTTTCCCTCAATCTGAAGCTTGTTTTCCACGCTGAACGCGCCGGAGATTTGGTTGGCTCGGATTCCGGCAAGTTCCTTGTCCATTTTGCTGTCGACCGAACCGTAGAGCGTCACGTGCCCGTTCATCACGATGATTCGTATCGGTCGCGCCGGGTCCGCCGCATACCGATTTAGAACTGAGTCGGCATAGATCGCGCGCCACGCCCGCACGCGCAGACCGTCGTCGAAAAACGAAACCGGCTCGACCGAGACGTTGTTGATCACGTCCTTCACCCCAGGCATGTTCGCGATGTCGGCCAGAGCTTCGTCGCGGCCGATGCCCGTGCGATCCTGCCCCTCGACCGTCACCACGCCGTCCTTCACTCCGAGCGCGAAGTAATCGAACGTATTGTCGTAGCCTACGCGCACGTACCGGAGCTTGGTCGCAAGTTTCTGCTCGAGTTGCGCGTCCGGCACGTCAGGACCGGCGACAGTGAGGAGGTTGCGAACCCCCTGCACATTCGCGGTCTTGCGGGCAGTCTTGGCCGCGTCGAGTTTGCGCTGGTAAAGATCGACGGTGCCCGTCAGGACCACAATCCCGTCTTCCACGCTTGCTTTGACACTGCCAAACTGGCTCTTGCCGGCCAGTTTCTGCGTCAGAGTTGTTTGAATTTGATTGTCGTAGCGGGCCGCTGCGGACGGTTGCGCCAACGCCATCGCGCTCATCAGCCCGATCGCCAGAATCGCACCCACCAGCCTCCCAAAAGATTGCTTACCTGCATTCATTTTTCTTGTAGTCATTGAGGTCACCTCCGACCCGTTGACATTTCTTTACGAATTAACCATCTGGTTAATTCATTCGATGCCGAGGGATAACGCCGAGATGCATGAGCTGACGACGCTGGGCATCGATGGCGCAGAACTTTTTGCGATGTAGCGGGTTCACACGAATACGGAGCCGAAGTGTGTTTGCCGGCGTTGCATTTGAAGAGAATTGCACTCCAACGGCAGCCCTCTAAAGTAACCAACCTAAAGGCTGGCCCGGAAAACCGCCATTTCGGGACCCGCCATTTTCGGGATTACTCCCGTACCCTTTCGACCGAGTACCCAAGCGTTCTACCATGCTCATGACCGCGAATTTCGAGGGGGAATTCGAGGATGGGCGAAGGTGTCTCCCAATCAGGAAGAGCGGACATTTCCCGCGCCAGCAGGCTGAAAAAAGCTCTGGAGAGCGGAGCTCCGCCTGCCTTCGTACCGGCGGAAAATGCCGACACGTCCGCCGATGGTTCCTGCTCCAAGTTCTCCTGTCCGCTGCCCGCCTTGGATGAAGTCCCCGCGAGCGGTCCAGACAAAGCCGACCCTCGGCTGCAATTCCTGGAACAAATGTTTCAGGCGTTTCCCGATGGATTGAGTATTGCCGACACCGAACATCGAGTGCTCTGGGCCAACGAAACCTTTGCTCGCATGTTCGATTACGCAGCGGGTGAGGTCATAGGCCAACCTCTGGAGAATCTCGTTGTCCCGGCGGATCGTTTGGCGGAGTCGGAGTGGGTGTCGGAGGCGCTCACCAGGGGTGAGCGCATTACGCTGGAAACGCAGCGCAGGAAAAAAGATGGAAGCCTGCTCGACGTTTCCGTCTCCTGTGCGCCTCTGCTGCTGGACGGTCAGATGGCGGGCTTCTACGCCGGCTACCACGACATTTCCGATCGCAAGCGCGTAGAGGCGTTGAGTTCGGCGCTCTACCGGGTCGCCGAAAAAAGCAGCAGCGCCCACGATCTGCAACAGTTCTTCGCAGCAGTGCACAGTATCGTCGATGAATTGATGTACGCACGCAATTTCTACATTGCGCTCTACGATCCCGCCACGGAGTTGCTGACATTCCCTTATTTTGTCGATGAGCAGGATTCTGCGCCGCCCCCGAAAAAGCTGGGTCATGGGCTGACCGATTACCTCATTCGCGTGGGAGAGCCGCTACTGGCTACGCCCGAAGTGCTCCAAGCCATGGAGGATCGCGGCGAAGTAGCCCGAAACGGATCTCGCTCTCTCGACTGGATGGGCGTGCCACTCAAAGTGAACAACCATACTTTCGGGGGGTTAGTTGTGCAGACCTATTCGAAGAACATCCGCTATGGCGAGCGCGACAAAGAAATTCTCACGTTCGTGGCACGGCAACTAGCGAGCGCGGTTGAGATCAAGAGAAACGAGCAGGCGCTACGGCGCTCTGAGGCCCGCTATCGCTCTCTGGTGCAAAGTTCGGTGTATGGCATTTACCGGTCGAGTCTGGAAGGAAGATTTCTGGACGTGAACCCCGCGCTGATCACAATGCTGGGATACAGCTGTGCCGAGGAAGTGCTCTTACTTGATCCGGAAAAAGATGTCTTCGCAAACTCCGAAGAACACACTCGGCTAATCGATGAGTTCCGCAAACGCGGACGCCTCGACGGGATTGAATTGAAGTGGAAGCGTAAAGACGGCGGCGCCATCACGGTGCGGATCAGCGGGCGCGCGGTAAGCAGCGCTGACGAGCCCGCCGACGTACTAGAGGCGATTGCCGAGGATGTTACCGACCGTCGCGTGCTCGAGGATCAGTTCCGTCAGGCTCAGAAGATGGAAGCTGTGGGCCGGCTGGCGGGTGGCGTGGCCCACGACTTCAACAATCTGCTGATGGTGATCAGCGGATACGCCGAAGTCATGCTCGCAGCTCTGGAACCAGAGCATCTGCTGCGCGAGAAGGCTGAGGCCATCCAGCAGGCGGCCGATCGCGCTACTACTCTGACCCGGCAGTTGCTGGCTTTCAGCCGCAAGCAACTGCTCGAGCTCAAAGTTGTCGACGTCAACGCGATTGTGCAGGACATGGAGCGGTTGCTACGCCCCCTGATCGGCGAAACCGTGGAATTCTCGACCTGCCTAGCCCGGGATGCGGCGCATACGCGGGCCGACGCCGGGCAACTGGAGCAAGTGTTGATGAATCTGGTGGTCAACGCCAAAGACGCCATGCCCAACGGGGGAACGCTCAGTCTGGAGACGTTAAATATTGTCGTGGAAGAAACACATCGCCGCGGCCAGACGTTCATCCGTCCCGGTGACTACGTCATGCTCGCCGTAACCGACACTGGCACTGGCATGGACAAGGAAACGCAGTCGCGAATCTTCGAGCCGTTCTTTACAACGAAGGAGAAAGGCAAAGGTACTGGGCTCGGTCTCTCCACGGTCTACGGGATTGTGAAGCAGAGTGGAGGATATGTATTGGTGCAGAGCGAGGAAGGCCGCGGTACGACTTTCCAGATTTATCTGCCCCGAGTGGAAGGCGTTGCCGAAAAGCAGTCTCCTCCAGTGACCCAAAATATCCTTGGCGGCACGGAGACGGTTTTATTGGTGGAAGACGAAGAATCGGTCCGTCAGTTAGTCAGGGAAACTCTGACCTTGAAGGGATACACCGTGATCGAAGCGGAAAGCGCCGAGGCAGGAATTGCCGCGGCGTCACGACATCAAGGCAGCATCGATTTGGTGATCACCGATGTGGTTATGCCTGGGATGGGCGGCCGCGAACTGATTAAGCAATTGGCGGAATCCCGCCCGGAATCGAAAGTCCTTTATGTCTCAGGTTACACCGAGGACGCGATCGAAGGAAGCATAGAGCGAGGCGCCGCGTTTCTGCAGAAGCCCTTCACCCTGCAAAATCTGTCGCGCAAAGTCAGGGAAGTGCTCGGGTAGAATCACATTGTCATTCCGAAAGAGGCGACGGCTCTCGGGCTCCTCCAAGCTGGCAGCCACTCATGTTCCGCGCTGGGACGCTCGGAACGGCGAACATTTCGAATCACCTTTTGCAATTCCTACAAGCGGGGTGGTGTTGGCGCCCAGCCTGGTTCCTTGCAACTTTTTCACGACCTAAGCGTCTTATCTGGTGGAAGATAGATGGCAAAATAAATCAGTCCACGATGGACTCGCGTACAAAAAACGTACTCGCGTATAAAAGAAGCGTTCTCATGCTGATCAAGAAGGCCGCAGACATTCCATCTTCGGAAATCACTCCGCGGAGTTTGTATCTCAATCGCCGTCAGTTTCTGGCCGGGGCGGCCGTCGCAGGAGCTGCAGTCGCGACCGGCTTTGGCATCCGCGAGATGGCCTCGCCTTCGACCACCGCGCTAGCCGGCAACAAAATCGACGGCATCAAGAAAAGTCCATTCAGCACGACCGAAACCATCACTCCTTACAAGGACGTCACTACCTACAACAACTATTACGAGTTCTCCACCGACAAAGACGGCCCGGCGCGGTTGGCCAAAAATTTCCGCACGCGCCCCTGGAAAGTAAAGATCGACGGCCTAGTCGATAAGAAACAAGAGCTCGACATTGATGCGATCCTCAAGATGGCTCCGCCGGAGGAGCGCATCTGCCGTCATCGCTGCGTCGAAGGCTGGTCGATTGTCGTTCCCTGGGTCGGTTTCCCGCTGAGCGAACTGATCAAGCGGGTGAACCCTACGAGCAAGGCAAAGTTTGTCGAGTTCACCACGATTCTCGACATGACTCAGATGCCCGGCCAGCAGCGCAATGTGCTGCAATGGCCCTACGTCGAGGGCCTGCGCATGGATGAAGCCATGCATCCGCTCGCGCTGCTCTGTTTTGGGATGTACGGGGAAGACCTCCCCAATCAGGATGGCGCGCCGCTGCGCATCGTGGTTCCGTGGAAGTATGGTTTCAAGAGCGCCAAGGCGATCGTGCGAATCCGTTTCACCGAGAAGCAGCCGCTGAATACCTGGAACATTTCCGCGCCGACGGAGTATGGTTTCTATTCCAATGTGAATCCAAGCGTGGACCATCCCCGCTGGAGTCAGGCCACAGAGCGCAGGCTCGGCGAATTCCGCAAACGCCCCACGTTGATGTTCAACGGCTACGAACAAGTAGCCAGCCTGTACAGTGGAATGGATTTGAAGAAAAATTTCTAGTCGTCAGTCGTCGGTCGACAGCCACCCGTGGCTTCGGCTCTTCATAACGACGTCTGTTCCGGGGACCTCATTGGTTTGCTGAAGACCGTCGACTGACGACCGAGAACTGGCATGCGCTACCTCAAACCCGTGCTCCTCCTGGCCTGCCTCACTCCACTAGCCAATCTCGTATGGCGCGCCTTGCATTCCCAGCTTGGCGCCAATCCTATTGAGAAGATCACGCACACCACGGGCGACTGCACGCTGACCTTTCTGCTGATTACGTTGTCGATCACGCCGCTGCGCAAACTCACGCGGCAGTATTGGCTGATCGGCCTGCGCCGCATGCTAGGGCTGTTCGCGTTTTTCTATGGCACGCTGCACCTGATGACTTATGTCTGGCTCGACAAATTTTTCGATGTGCACGAAATGCTGGCCGACATCGCCAAGAGAAAGTTCATTACCGCCGGCATGACGGCTTTTGCCCTGATGATTCCGCTGGCCCTGACGTCGACCAAGTGGTCGATCCGCAAACTCGGCGGCAAGCGCTGGCAAGCCCTGCATCGCCTGATTTATTTCAGCGCCGCCGCCGGAGTCATCCACTACATCTGGCTGGTCAAAGCCGACCTGAAGAAACCTCTGGAATACGTCGCGGTGCTGGGCGTGTTGATGCTATATCGGGTCGTGGGATGGTTCAGCGCGCGCAGCGCAGTAATCCCCAAGTTGGAGGCGACAGAAGGATGAATCGCCGGACGGTTCATGGAGGGGCAGCACCTTCGGTTGTCAGTGGAGGCGGTATCGGAAAACAAAGGGCGCGGCAACCAACTACCGCGCCCTTTACTAACTCTTTCTTACTGCCTACTTTTGCTGCCGGCGCTTGAGCGCCTTAGGCTTTGTTCCTGGCTTCAGGCTCAACACCTTCAGGTGTCGTGTGGCCGCGTTCGAACTGGCGCTGGCAGTTTGAGTCCCGAGCAGTCCCAGGGACACGAAGGTACCATCGCTGTCGATAGCTACGGCAGTTGGGGTACCCGCTCCGCCGTTCACAACATAGGTGATGAGG harbors:
- the larB gene encoding nickel pincer cofactor biosynthesis protein LarB, with the translated sequence MNAESIRKLFEEVRRGKLTPDDAVDRMRHLPFEDLGFAKVDHHRALRAGMAEVILGEGKTPQQVAGIFARLSKHGANVLTTRATEKQFVAVQKKVRGAEYRELARAIVLQRDPTKYGKGIIAVVSAGTSDIPIAEEAVVTAEIMGNEVQHFYDVGVAGIHRLLANREALTKARVVIVCAGMEGALPSVVGGLVGVPVIAVPTSIGYGASFKGLAALLGMLNSCASNVSVVNIDNGFGAGYVASLINRLP
- a CDS encoding BON domain-containing protein, giving the protein MTTRKMNAGKQSFGRLVGAILAIGLMSAMALAQPSAAARYDNQIQTTLTQKLAGKSQFGSVKASVEDGIVVLTGTVDLYQRKLDAAKTARKTANVQGVRNLLTVAGPDVPDAQLEQKLATKLRYVRVGYDNTFDYFALGVKDGVVTVEGQDRTGIGRDEALADIANMPGVKDVINNVSVEPVSFFDDGLRVRAWRAIYADSVLNRYAADPARPIRIIVMNGHVTLYGSVDSKMDKELAGIRANQISGAFSVENKLQIEGKS
- a CDS encoding PAS domain S-box protein; translated protein: MGEGVSQSGRADISRASRLKKALESGAPPAFVPAENADTSADGSCSKFSCPLPALDEVPASGPDKADPRLQFLEQMFQAFPDGLSIADTEHRVLWANETFARMFDYAAGEVIGQPLENLVVPADRLAESEWVSEALTRGERITLETQRRKKDGSLLDVSVSCAPLLLDGQMAGFYAGYHDISDRKRVEALSSALYRVAEKSSSAHDLQQFFAAVHSIVDELMYARNFYIALYDPATELLTFPYFVDEQDSAPPPKKLGHGLTDYLIRVGEPLLATPEVLQAMEDRGEVARNGSRSLDWMGVPLKVNNHTFGGLVVQTYSKNIRYGERDKEILTFVARQLASAVEIKRNEQALRRSEARYRSLVQSSVYGIYRSSLEGRFLDVNPALITMLGYSCAEEVLLLDPEKDVFANSEEHTRLIDEFRKRGRLDGIELKWKRKDGGAITVRISGRAVSSADEPADVLEAIAEDVTDRRVLEDQFRQAQKMEAVGRLAGGVAHDFNNLLMVISGYAEVMLAALEPEHLLREKAEAIQQAADRATTLTRQLLAFSRKQLLELKVVDVNAIVQDMERLLRPLIGETVEFSTCLARDAAHTRADAGQLEQVLMNLVVNAKDAMPNGGTLSLETLNIVVEETHRRGQTFIRPGDYVMLAVTDTGTGMDKETQSRIFEPFFTTKEKGKGTGLGLSTVYGIVKQSGGYVLVQSEEGRGTTFQIYLPRVEGVAEKQSPPVTQNILGGTETVLLVEDEESVRQLVRETLTLKGYTVIEAESAEAGIAAASRHQGSIDLVITDVVMPGMGGRELIKQLAESRPESKVLYVSGYTEDAIEGSIERGAAFLQKPFTLQNLSRKVREVLG
- the msrP gene encoding protein-methionine-sulfoxide reductase catalytic subunit MsrP yields the protein MLIKKAADIPSSEITPRSLYLNRRQFLAGAAVAGAAVATGFGIREMASPSTTALAGNKIDGIKKSPFSTTETITPYKDVTTYNNYYEFSTDKDGPARLAKNFRTRPWKVKIDGLVDKKQELDIDAILKMAPPEERICRHRCVEGWSIVVPWVGFPLSELIKRVNPTSKAKFVEFTTILDMTQMPGQQRNVLQWPYVEGLRMDEAMHPLALLCFGMYGEDLPNQDGAPLRIVVPWKYGFKSAKAIVRIRFTEKQPLNTWNISAPTEYGFYSNVNPSVDHPRWSQATERRLGEFRKRPTLMFNGYEQVASLYSGMDLKKNF
- a CDS encoding protein-methionine-sulfoxide reductase heme-binding subunit MsrQ, with amino-acid sequence MRYLKPVLLLACLTPLANLVWRALHSQLGANPIEKITHTTGDCTLTFLLITLSITPLRKLTRQYWLIGLRRMLGLFAFFYGTLHLMTYVWLDKFFDVHEMLADIAKRKFITAGMTAFALMIPLALTSTKWSIRKLGGKRWQALHRLIYFSAAAGVIHYIWLVKADLKKPLEYVAVLGVLMLYRVVGWFSARSAVIPKLEATEG